GGTGGCGTTGAAACACCCGCTCTCGGTGGACGTCTATGCCGAGCAGACACTGGAGGGCGCCAAGGGCGTCCTTGTGCGTCTTATCGGCGGCGAAAGCTATTGGTCCTACGGGCTTGCCACGTTGCAGGACATGGCCCGCCGCAAGGGCATCGCGCTGGCGATCCTGCCCGCTGACGGACGCGAAGATCCGCGTCTGGATGAGCTGTCGACCCTGCCGGTTTCAACCCTGCGCCGTCTGCAACATCTCTGCGATAGCGGCGGGGCCGTGGCCGCGCAGGCCGCACTGGCGCAACTGTCGCTGGCGGCGGGGCTCTATGCCGGTCCGGTGACGGGGCTGAAATCCGTGCCGCAATATGGCTGTTACGACCCGGATCGCGGCGTCTTGGCAGAGCTGCCAGAACAGGACAAACCGCTGGTTCTGGTCAGTTTTTACCGCTCCTATCTGACCGCCGCCGACACCGGGCCTGTCGATGCGCTGATCGGCGAGCTGCGCGGACGGGGCTATGCCGCCTATGGCGTCTTTGCCGCCAGCCTGAAGGCGCCGGAAGCTGCCGACTGGCTGCGCAGCGCCCTGCCCGATCTGGCCCCGGCTGCGATCATCAACGCCACGGCATTTTCCGCGCAGGGCAGCGACGGCAGCACCTCGCCGCTGTCCACCACCGGCTGCCCGGTGTTTCAGGTGGCCCTGTCGACCGCGCGGCGCAAGGACTGGGCCGAGGCCGACCGGGGTCTGTCACCAGCCGATCTGGCCATGCATGTGGTGCTGCCCGAGGTGGATGGCCGCATTTTCGCAGGGCTGGTCAGTTTCAAGGCGCCGGGCAAGAAAGACCCGGACCTGCAATATTCCCGCTTTGCCCATCGCGCCGACATGGACCGGGTAAAGGCCGCGGTGGACCGGATCGAAGGCTGGCTGCGGCTGGCGCAACTGCCCAATCATGACAAACGTCTGGCGCTGGTGCTGTCGACCTATCCGGGGCGCGATCACAATCTGGCCCATGCGGTGGGACTGGATGCGCTCGCCTCCTGCGATGAAATCCTGCGCGAGCTATGGGATCAGGGCTATGTGGTCGAACCGCTGGAAAGCACCGGCCTGCGCCTGATGGACGAAACGCTGAGCCTGCCGTTGCAGGACTACAGAACCGCCCTTGCAACCCTGCCGCAGGATCTACAGGACACCCTGGCTGCGGCTTGGGGCCAGCCGGAGGAAGACCCAGATTGCCGCGATGGGGCGTTTCATTTCAAAGCGTTGCGAGCAGGCAAGGCGCTGATCGCGCTGCAACCGGAGCGCGGCGAAGTGAAAACCCGCGTCGACGACTACCACGACCTCGACCGTACCCCGCGCCATGCCTATGTGGCGTTTTACATGTGGCTGCGGGCGCAGGCCGATGCCCTTGTGCACATCGGCGCCCATGGCACGCTGGAATGGCTGCCGGGCAAATCCGTCGCGCTTTCGGCTGCCTGCTGGCCCGAGGTGCTGACCGGCCCGTTGCCGGTTGCCTATCCCTTTATCGTCAATGATCCGGGCGAGGCCGCACAGGCCAAGCGCCGCATTGGCGCGGTTACACTTGGCCATCTGCCACCGCCACTGGCCCAGACCAATCTGCCGGACGGCATGGCGCGGCTGGAAAGCCTGCTGGATGAATATTCCACCGCCGACGGTCTGGACCCCGCCCGCCGCGACCGGCTGATCGACAGCATCCGAACCGAGGCGCAAGGAACAGGCGTGGAGGCTGATCTTGGCCTCACCTCAAACAGCTGCGCCGCCGAAGCGATCACCCGCATCGATGCCTTTGTCTGCGACATCAAGGAAAGCCAATATGGCGAGGGGTTGCACATCTTTGGCACCGGTCAATGTGGCGCCGAGGAACGCGCCGGTCTGATTGCAGCGCTGAACGGGCATATGGTGCCCCCCGGCCCGTCCGGTTCGCCGTATCGGGGTCGGGCGGATGTGATCCCGACCGGGCGCAACCTCTTTACCACGGATCCCCGCGCGGTGCCGTCGCGGGCGGCGCAGGCGCAAGGGGTCAAGCTGGCGGAAGAGCTGCTGCGCCGCCACCTTCAGGACCACGGTGACTGGCCCAAGGGCTTGGTGATTGATCTCTGGGGCTCTGCCACCATGCGCACCGCAGGCGAGGAATTTGCCATGGCGCTGCATCTTGCCGGGTTGGCGCCCAAATGGGACGAAGGCTCCGAGCGCGTCTCCGGTTTCGAAGTGCTGCCGCTCTCAATGCTGAACCGCCCGCGCATTGATGTCACCCTGCGGGTTTCCGGTCTGTTCCGCGATGTCTTCCCCGGCCTTGCCCAGATGTTCGAGACCGCCGCCGCCGCACTGGCGGCACGGGAAGAGAGCGCCGCAGACAATCCCTATCTGATCGAGACGCCCCGCGTCTTTGGTCCGAAACCGGGCCAGTATGGCCTGTCGATGAACCCGCATCTGGATGACTACACCGACGAGGCCCGCGCAGCAGCGGGCGAGGCCTGGCTCAATGCGTCTTCGCACGCGATTGATGCCAAGGGCGATATCAGTGAGGCACGCGCCGCGCTGGAGGCCCGGCTGCAAACCACGGATAGTTTTGTGCACCTGCAGGACCTGCCGGAAACCGACCTGCTGGTGGCGTCGGATTATGCCGCGCATGAGGCTGGATTTGCCGCCGCCATGGCGCGCATCGGCCAGGCCGCCCCTGCGCTTTACCACATGGATGCCACCCGCCCGGACAAACTGCAGGCGCGCAGCTTGGGTGAGGAGATCGCCCGCGTCACCCGTGCCCGTGCGGCCAACCCGGACTGGGCCACCTCGATGATGAACCACGGCTTTCGCGGCGCGGCGGAAATCGCGGCGACGCTGGATCACATGGCCGCCTTTGCGCATCTGGCACAGGTGGTGCAGCCGCATCTGTTTGATCTCTATTTCGAGGCCACTTTGGGCCGCGAGGATCTCGTTGAATTCATGAGCCGCGAAAACCCCGATGCGCTTCAGGCCATGCGCGACCGCTTTCGCGCGCTGTTTGACGCGGGTCTCTGGAGCACGCGGCGCAACTCCATCATGGCCGAACTGGAGGATGCGGTGTGACTGGCCAAGCCGCTTCTTCACCGCCCAAAGTCTATGGCTGGTGCCCCGGCGCGCTGCGTCCGATGATGTCGGGCGACGGGCTGGTGGTGCGGGTGCGCGCACCTTTGGGGCGGCTCACGCCTGAACAGGCGCGCGGTCTGGCCGAGCTGTCGCAGCATTATGGATCTGGCCTTGTCGATATTTCCGCCCGCGCCAACCTCCAATTGCGCGGCATCCGCGAAGACGCCCACCGCGCGCTGATCGCGGGACTGCGCGATCTGGATCTGGTGGATGAGGATGCAGGTGCCGAAGCGCGCCGCAATATCACCCTGACGCCGTTCTGGCGCGCAGGCGACGACAGCCACAAGATTGCACAGGATCTGGCCGCAGCGCTAACACAGGCCCGCGATCTGAAGTTGCCGGGTAAATTCGGTTTTGCCGTGGATTGCGGTGCTGCCCCGGTCCTGACGGACACCGCCGCCGATATCCGTATCGAACGTGGCCCCGACGGGCTAATCTTGCGTGCAGAGGGTGCAGACACGGGTCTGCCGGTCACCGCTGAAACTGCCGCAGGCGAAGCCCTCACGCTGGCCCGCTGGTTTCTCGACCAGGGCGGCGCCTCCGAGGGGCGTGGCAGAATGCACCAGTTGATTGCGCGCCGCACACCACCCGCAGTGCATGTCGCAGCCGCCCCCAGCGCAACGCAGATTGCACCACAGCAGCCGGGGGCAACCACATCAGGCCTGTTGGTGGCGCTGGAATTTGGCCAGTTGCCTGCCCGTGCGCTGGCAGCTTTAGCCGATCACGGCGCGCTGCGGCTGACTCCCTGGCGGATGCTGCTGGTGGAAGACATCAGCAGCCTGCCGCCCCTGCCCGGCCTGATCCTGGATGCAACGGATCCCCGCCTGCGGGTGAGCGCCTGCACCGGTGCACCCGGTTGCCCGCAGGCGCGCGCGGTCACGCGCGATCTGGCGCGTGATCTGGCCGCTGCGGTCCCCGTTGGTCAACACCTGCATATTTCCGGATGTGCCAAGGGTTGCGCCCACCCCCTCCCCGCCGATCTGGTTCTGACGGCGACCAACACTGACCGATTTGATCTGATCCGCAATGGCACTGCCGCGGATCACCCGCTAAACACCTCCCTGAGCGCCGATGCATTGCGCGCCGCTCCAGACCTTATGACAGAGGGCAGCTGATATGCTCCACACCTATGAGACCAACGGCGCCGCGATCTATGCCGAAAGCTTTGCCACCATCCGCCGCGAGGCCGATCTGGTGCGCTTCACCAAGGACGAGGAAGTTGTCGTCGTCCGCATGATCCACGCCGCCGGCATGGTGGGGCTGGAGGAGCATGTGCGGTTTTCCGACGGCATGGCAGAGACCGCCCGCGCAGCGCTTGCCAAGGGCGCGCCGATCCTCTGCGACGCCTATATGGTGAGCGAAGGCATCACCCGCCCGCGCCTGCCTGCGGACAATGAGGTGATCTGCACCCTGCGCGACCCGAAAGTGCCGGATATGGCCAAGGAAATGTCCAACACCCGCTCCGCTGCCGCGCTGGAACTGTGGCGCCCGAAACTGGAAGGCGCGGTTGTGGCCATCGGCAACGCCCCCACCGCGCTGTTCCATCTGCTGAATATGCTGCAAGACCCCGCGTGCCCCCGCCCCGCCGCAATCATCGGCTGCCCCGTGGGTTTTGTCGGTGCGATGGAATCCAAGGATGCGCTGATGGAGGACCTGCCGGTGCCGTCAATGATCGTCAAAGGGCGTTTGGGTGGCTCCGCTATCACCGTGGCTGCCGTCAACGCGCTGGCGAGCTGGAAAGAGTAAAAGATGACCATGTCCAAGGGTAAAGTCATCTGCGCGGGGCTCGGCCCCGGTGATCCCGATCTGATGAGCGTCCGCTCGCACCGGATGATCTCCGGCGCGCGTCACATCGCCTATTTCCGCAAGGCCGGCCGCAAGGGCCAGGCCCGCGCCATTGTCGAGGGTATGCTGGCCGAGGGCGTAACCGAACACGCGATGGAATACCCGGTGACGACCGAAATCCATTTCTCGGACCCTGAGTACAACCGGGTGCTGGCGGCGTTCTATGACCAGTGGGCCGACACATTGGCCGAGATTGCACAGACCGA
The nucleotide sequence above comes from Phaeobacter inhibens DSM 16374. Encoded proteins:
- the cobN gene encoding cobaltochelatase subunit CobN is translated as MHVVFRESHGLDESDTPQDLGQTPADLVVLSFSDSDLGAFAAGWHRGKDRLPSLRLANLVALKHPLSVDVYAEQTLEGAKGVLVRLIGGESYWSYGLATLQDMARRKGIALAILPADGREDPRLDELSTLPVSTLRRLQHLCDSGGAVAAQAALAQLSLAAGLYAGPVTGLKSVPQYGCYDPDRGVLAELPEQDKPLVLVSFYRSYLTAADTGPVDALIGELRGRGYAAYGVFAASLKAPEAADWLRSALPDLAPAAIINATAFSAQGSDGSTSPLSTTGCPVFQVALSTARRKDWAEADRGLSPADLAMHVVLPEVDGRIFAGLVSFKAPGKKDPDLQYSRFAHRADMDRVKAAVDRIEGWLRLAQLPNHDKRLALVLSTYPGRDHNLAHAVGLDALASCDEILRELWDQGYVVEPLESTGLRLMDETLSLPLQDYRTALATLPQDLQDTLAAAWGQPEEDPDCRDGAFHFKALRAGKALIALQPERGEVKTRVDDYHDLDRTPRHAYVAFYMWLRAQADALVHIGAHGTLEWLPGKSVALSAACWPEVLTGPLPVAYPFIVNDPGEAAQAKRRIGAVTLGHLPPPLAQTNLPDGMARLESLLDEYSTADGLDPARRDRLIDSIRTEAQGTGVEADLGLTSNSCAAEAITRIDAFVCDIKESQYGEGLHIFGTGQCGAEERAGLIAALNGHMVPPGPSGSPYRGRADVIPTGRNLFTTDPRAVPSRAAQAQGVKLAEELLRRHLQDHGDWPKGLVIDLWGSATMRTAGEEFAMALHLAGLAPKWDEGSERVSGFEVLPLSMLNRPRIDVTLRVSGLFRDVFPGLAQMFETAAAALAAREESAADNPYLIETPRVFGPKPGQYGLSMNPHLDDYTDEARAAAGEAWLNASSHAIDAKGDISEARAALEARLQTTDSFVHLQDLPETDLLVASDYAAHEAGFAAAMARIGQAAPALYHMDATRPDKLQARSLGEEIARVTRARAANPDWATSMMNHGFRGAAEIAATLDHMAAFAHLAQVVQPHLFDLYFEATLGREDLVEFMSRENPDALQAMRDRFRALFDAGLWSTRRNSIMAELEDAV
- the cobG gene encoding precorrin-3B synthase, whose translation is MTGQAASSPPKVYGWCPGALRPMMSGDGLVVRVRAPLGRLTPEQARGLAELSQHYGSGLVDISARANLQLRGIREDAHRALIAGLRDLDLVDEDAGAEARRNITLTPFWRAGDDSHKIAQDLAAALTQARDLKLPGKFGFAVDCGAAPVLTDTAADIRIERGPDGLILRAEGADTGLPVTAETAAGEALTLARWFLDQGGASEGRGRMHQLIARRTPPAVHVAAAPSATQIAPQQPGATTSGLLVALEFGQLPARALAALADHGALRLTPWRMLLVEDISSLPPLPGLILDATDPRLRVSACTGAPGCPQARAVTRDLARDLAAAVPVGQHLHISGCAKGCAHPLPADLVLTATNTDRFDLIRNGTAADHPLNTSLSADALRAAPDLMTEGS
- a CDS encoding precorrin-8X methylmutase, with the translated sequence MLHTYETNGAAIYAESFATIRREADLVRFTKDEEVVVVRMIHAAGMVGLEEHVRFSDGMAETARAALAKGAPILCDAYMVSEGITRPRLPADNEVICTLRDPKVPDMAKEMSNTRSAAALELWRPKLEGAVVAIGNAPTALFHLLNMLQDPACPRPAAIIGCPVGFVGAMESKDALMEDLPVPSMIVKGRLGGSAITVAAVNALASWKE